From Solwaraspora sp. WMMD1047, the proteins below share one genomic window:
- a CDS encoding choice-of-anchor M domain-containing protein, which yields MRITTRLMLAAGATAAALIVSAVPAQATGTYTPPVLLSVGHVDAVEVEFEDGELELGVHDDTVEPGVHRDHDDVIFVVKRQAKTTVPGDPAFGFLGAPGAPVWILPEIENPDLLWAGIATEEIADGVFQDDTVNLRVQKVIGSGQVALYTENAVGLPNVLADSGDGLPDTIALAAGNHLHLNWAFDRAGVYQVTVKATGTLADTGATVSSEPAHLRFVVLP from the coding sequence GTGCGTATCACCACCCGTCTCATGCTGGCCGCGGGTGCCACCGCGGCGGCGCTGATCGTGTCGGCGGTGCCGGCCCAGGCGACCGGCACCTACACCCCGCCGGTCCTGCTCAGTGTTGGCCACGTCGACGCGGTCGAGGTGGAATTCGAGGACGGCGAACTCGAGCTCGGCGTCCACGACGACACCGTCGAGCCCGGTGTCCACCGTGACCACGACGACGTGATCTTCGTGGTCAAGCGGCAGGCGAAGACGACCGTGCCGGGCGATCCCGCGTTCGGTTTCCTCGGCGCTCCCGGGGCACCGGTCTGGATCCTGCCCGAGATCGAGAACCCGGACCTGCTTTGGGCCGGCATCGCCACCGAGGAGATCGCCGACGGCGTCTTCCAGGACGACACGGTCAACCTGCGGGTGCAGAAGGTCATCGGCTCCGGCCAGGTGGCCCTCTACACCGAGAACGCGGTAGGCCTGCCCAACGTGCTGGCCGACAGCGGCGACGGCCTGCCGGACACCATCGCCCTGGCCGCCGGTAACCACCTGCACCTCAACTGGGCGTTCGACCGGGCCGGCGTCTACCAGGTCACGGTGAAGGCCACCGGGACACTGGCCGACACCGGTGCCACCGTCTCGTCCGAGCCGGCACACCTGCGCTTCGTGGTCCTGCCATGA
- a CDS encoding TIGR03773 family transporter-associated surface protein, with protein MRKPRTNVRRTVAAGVALAVLAVVTGAAPAQAEPAALRAAGADLMAVSVIADGALSLRIRDAGQAARGEAGHEPADVLLGPEGGLAGRVPATPEFSFLGSPGQPVWSLTSGDRAFPALDATGVPRGAVVDDAVTLTLRETTGPGSFAAYTLSGLGVPKPLIGSAAGLPDSVRMPAGGRTEVVWVFTAAGEYRLTFAASATLGLGRVAAAEATYQVRVPEITPSSAVPPQAPAVPAEPPTQRSDNAAARSQVLVAPEAAPAPEAAPPPEAAPLAKTAQSGSRKVIADGHVDMGPVMSGDSWTIRIKDDTVSPAVWRELADTVLHVVDQAKISVPAGPDYAFLGDQGETVWLLPQAQQSGIVWPGWNTQHESVINGTSGAVTWTLKGVSGPGQFKLFLTGSFGKPEVLFDSAEKLPQQLSIPPNTHAHGNWAFTRAGIYRLAVEMTGTTKAGKKVTDTRTLAVAVGGGTDPNAGFGPGSGNGNGGDRNGGPLPRTGTSWVIPVVGGGLLLVSTGLLLLLISRRRQTWTEPLPDRDENDYRFR; from the coding sequence ATGAGGAAACCGAGGACCAACGTCCGGCGGACCGTCGCGGCCGGGGTCGCGCTGGCGGTCCTCGCCGTGGTGACAGGCGCCGCGCCCGCTCAGGCCGAGCCGGCGGCGCTGCGGGCCGCCGGCGCGGACCTGATGGCGGTCTCGGTGATCGCGGACGGTGCGCTGTCGCTGCGGATCCGCGACGCCGGGCAGGCGGCCCGGGGCGAGGCGGGCCATGAGCCGGCTGACGTGCTGCTCGGACCCGAGGGCGGGCTGGCCGGGCGGGTACCGGCGACCCCCGAGTTCAGCTTCCTCGGCTCACCTGGCCAGCCGGTCTGGTCGCTCACCAGCGGCGACCGGGCATTCCCGGCGTTGGACGCGACCGGCGTCCCGCGCGGTGCCGTGGTTGACGACGCGGTCACCTTGACGCTGCGTGAGACGACAGGGCCGGGCTCCTTTGCCGCCTACACCCTGTCCGGCCTGGGCGTTCCGAAGCCGTTGATCGGCTCAGCCGCCGGACTGCCGGACAGCGTACGGATGCCGGCCGGTGGTCGGACCGAGGTGGTCTGGGTCTTCACCGCCGCCGGCGAGTACCGGCTGACGTTCGCGGCGTCCGCCACCCTCGGCTTGGGCCGGGTGGCGGCTGCCGAGGCAACGTATCAGGTGCGGGTACCGGAGATCACGCCGTCGAGCGCGGTGCCGCCGCAGGCACCGGCGGTGCCCGCCGAGCCCCCAACACAGAGATCGGACAATGCGGCCGCCCGGAGTCAGGTGCTCGTGGCGCCCGAGGCCGCACCCGCCCCCGAGGCCGCTCCGCCGCCGGAGGCGGCACCGCTGGCGAAGACGGCACAGTCCGGTTCCCGGAAGGTGATCGCCGACGGCCACGTGGACATGGGCCCGGTGATGTCGGGTGACAGCTGGACGATCCGGATCAAGGACGACACGGTGAGTCCGGCGGTCTGGCGCGAGCTGGCCGACACGGTGCTGCACGTGGTGGACCAGGCGAAGATTTCGGTGCCGGCCGGCCCGGACTACGCGTTCCTGGGCGATCAGGGGGAGACCGTCTGGCTGTTGCCGCAGGCGCAGCAGTCGGGAATCGTCTGGCCCGGGTGGAACACGCAGCACGAGTCGGTGATCAACGGCACGAGCGGCGCGGTCACCTGGACCCTCAAGGGAGTCAGCGGGCCGGGCCAGTTCAAACTCTTCCTGACCGGCTCGTTCGGTAAGCCCGAGGTGCTGTTCGATTCGGCGGAGAAGCTGCCCCAGCAGCTGAGCATTCCGCCGAACACCCACGCCCATGGCAACTGGGCCTTCACCAGGGCGGGCATCTACCGGTTGGCGGTCGAGATGACCGGCACCACCAAGGCCGGCAAGAAGGTCACCGACACCCGCACCCTCGCGGTGGCGGTCGGCGGCGGCACCGACCCGAACGCCGGCTTCGGCCCCGGATCCGGCAACGGCAACGGCGGGGACAGGAACGGTGGCCCACTTCCCCGGACCGGTACGTCCTGGGTGATCCCAGTGGTCGGCGGTGGTCTGCTGCTGGTCAGCACTGGTCTGTTGCTGCTGCTTATCTCCCGGCGGCGACAGACGTGGACAGAGCCCCTTCCGGATAGAGATGAAAACGACTATCGTTTTCGTTAG
- a CDS encoding anchored repeat ABC transporter, substrate-binding protein: MTGCYAQPALTAHDGRVQVITTTGILQDLVRQVGGDRVNVSSLVPDGADPHSYEPSLRDVRDVVYADVAFSNYLLLEEHAVIKALDANLRDGVPNISLAEGAVKYAAEIIPLVENVSLDTIWLGMRVRGTGAAHGATRASDVLLSATAVAGPGTMVAYLTEAFGNPSFYVNSADGFDPADGYRDDTALLPPDAHTHMSWAFTEPGSYRLTMRAQLAVTPQDRPVPMGEQTFTFAVGVDPHSVPGMSGATVLNSGHADLTVDMDAGQLYLFADPHGGGETNQEVHDPARTVIEVPNKALLEVPGDRRFRFLGRSGTQVYQLPQAVLGKHVHGEIDPHLWQNVRNAISYVELIRDTLIEIDPAGAAAYRSNATGYIAELERLDGFVRETIARIPQSRRHLVTTHDAFGYLGAAYGVQISGFVTPNPATEPSLADRRRLTETVRNLDIPAVFLEPNLAARSSTLTEVAREEGLQICAIYGDAFDDDVTSYVEMMRFNAESLRTCLTGPKREKTR, from the coding sequence ATGACGGGCTGCTACGCGCAACCCGCGTTGACCGCGCACGACGGGCGGGTCCAGGTGATCACCACCACCGGGATACTCCAGGACCTGGTACGGCAGGTGGGCGGTGACCGGGTCAACGTCAGCTCGCTGGTTCCCGATGGGGCCGACCCGCACAGCTACGAGCCGTCGCTGCGGGATGTGCGTGACGTGGTCTACGCCGACGTGGCGTTCAGCAACTACCTGCTGCTGGAGGAGCACGCCGTCATCAAGGCACTGGACGCCAACCTGCGCGACGGGGTGCCGAACATCTCGCTCGCCGAAGGGGCGGTGAAGTACGCCGCCGAGATCATTCCGCTGGTGGAGAACGTCTCGCTGGACACCATCTGGCTAGGCATGCGGGTACGCGGCACCGGCGCGGCACACGGTGCCACCCGGGCGTCCGACGTGCTGCTCAGTGCCACCGCGGTCGCCGGACCCGGGACGATGGTCGCGTACCTGACCGAGGCGTTCGGGAATCCGTCCTTCTACGTCAACTCGGCCGACGGCTTCGACCCGGCCGACGGCTACCGGGACGACACCGCGCTGCTGCCTCCGGACGCGCACACCCACATGAGCTGGGCGTTCACCGAACCGGGAAGCTACCGGCTGACGATGCGGGCGCAGCTCGCGGTCACCCCGCAGGACCGGCCCGTGCCGATGGGCGAGCAGACCTTCACCTTCGCGGTCGGCGTCGACCCGCATTCGGTGCCCGGCATGTCCGGCGCCACCGTGCTCAACTCCGGGCACGCCGACCTCACCGTCGACATGGACGCCGGGCAGCTCTACCTGTTCGCCGACCCGCACGGCGGCGGTGAGACGAACCAGGAGGTGCACGATCCGGCGCGCACCGTCATCGAGGTGCCGAACAAGGCGCTGCTCGAGGTGCCCGGTGACCGCAGGTTCCGGTTCCTCGGCCGGTCCGGCACCCAGGTGTACCAGCTGCCACAGGCGGTGCTGGGCAAGCACGTGCACGGTGAGATCGACCCGCACCTGTGGCAGAACGTCCGTAACGCCATCTCCTATGTGGAGCTGATCCGCGACACGCTGATCGAGATCGACCCGGCGGGGGCCGCCGCGTACCGTTCCAACGCGACCGGCTACATCGCGGAGCTGGAGCGCCTTGACGGCTTCGTCCGCGAGACGATCGCGCGGATCCCCCAGTCCCGGCGTCATCTGGTCACCACACACGACGCCTTCGGCTACCTCGGGGCCGCGTACGGCGTGCAGATCTCCGGCTTCGTCACACCGAATCCGGCCACGGAACCGAGCCTGGCCGACCGCCGCCGGCTCACCGAGACCGTCCGCAACCTCGACATCCCGGCGGTGTTCCTGGAGCCCAACCTGGCGGCACGGTCCTCGACGCTCACCGAGGTGGCCAGGGAAGAGGGCCTGCAAATCTGCGCCATCTACGGAGACGCCTTCGACGATGACGTGACCAGCTATGTCGAGATGATGCGGTTCAACGCGGAGTCGCTCCGCACCTGCCTGACCGGACCGAAGCGGGAGAAAACCAGATGA
- a CDS encoding DUF916 domain-containing protein, with the protein MLLAVPGVPAALLGPSPAHAAAAQQPGAVTWGVAPSSPKGPTGRSAFDYKLDPGATLTDYVAVTNHSSQPLTLAVYASDAFTTAQGGFDLLAGDRAPTDVGSWVQFATRTVTVPSTSRLDIPFRIVVPENATPGDHAGGIVAALAAAGADAQGNQVAVDHRVGARIYLRVTGELRPEFTITDLRVRHDSAANPFTGGRVTATFTVRNTGNVRLTGEPSLRVAGPVGLARRTERTDALPEILPGNELAVTVRVRGVPPLFRLAVTAQVRPAAVGDQVLDPAPVPVTAEAGVWAVPWLQLALLVVLAAAVWSYLLMRRRRRRRAARDLARAVIAARAEGRAEAAASAGKVDPGEEPADGDPEPATPNGKVPR; encoded by the coding sequence ATGCTCCTGGCCGTCCCCGGCGTACCGGCGGCCCTGCTCGGCCCGTCACCGGCGCACGCGGCGGCGGCCCAACAGCCGGGCGCCGTCACCTGGGGCGTGGCGCCGTCGAGTCCGAAGGGACCGACCGGGCGGTCCGCGTTCGACTACAAGCTCGACCCCGGTGCCACGCTCACCGACTACGTCGCGGTCACCAACCACTCCAGCCAGCCGCTCACCCTGGCGGTCTACGCCAGCGACGCCTTCACCACCGCGCAGGGCGGGTTCGACCTGCTCGCTGGCGACCGGGCGCCCACCGACGTCGGCTCCTGGGTCCAGTTCGCCACCCGGACCGTCACCGTCCCGTCCACCTCCCGGCTGGACATCCCGTTCCGGATCGTGGTGCCCGAGAACGCCACACCGGGCGATCACGCGGGCGGCATCGTCGCCGCGCTCGCCGCCGCCGGCGCCGACGCGCAGGGCAACCAGGTCGCGGTCGACCACCGGGTCGGGGCCCGGATCTACCTGCGGGTCACCGGCGAGTTGCGGCCCGAGTTCACCATCACAGACCTTCGGGTACGCCACGACTCGGCGGCCAACCCGTTCACTGGCGGGAGGGTGACGGCCACCTTCACCGTTCGCAACACCGGCAACGTCCGGCTCACCGGGGAGCCGTCCCTGCGGGTCGCCGGTCCGGTCGGGCTGGCCCGCCGGACGGAGCGGACCGATGCCCTGCCGGAGATCCTGCCCGGCAACGAACTCGCGGTCACCGTACGAGTCCGGGGCGTACCGCCGTTGTTCCGCCTGGCCGTGACGGCGCAGGTGCGGCCGGCCGCCGTCGGTGACCAGGTGCTCGATCCGGCGCCGGTGCCGGTAACCGCGGAGGCGGGCGTCTGGGCGGTGCCGTGGCTCCAGCTGGCGCTGCTGGTAGTGCTCGCCGCTGCCGTCTGGTCGTACCTGTTGATGCGCCGGCGGCGGCGTCGCCGGGCGGCCCGGGACCTGGCGCGGGCAGTGATCGCCGCCCGGGCCGAGGGACGCGCGGAGGCCGCCGCCAGCGCGGGCAAGGTCGATCCAGGCGAGGAGCCGGCTGACGGTGATCCGGAGCCGGCGACCCCGAACGGAAAGGTCCCGCGGTGA
- a CDS encoding choice-of-anchor M domain-containing protein: MGTRFRLRHLAGATMVAALLVAGTVGPAQAAPVVLTSGHVDVLDVDYAGGVLTVSVLDAAGTELPPADVTFQVPAAAKVTVPAGAAWSFLGTGGQAWVLPQSNTAGLLWAGWNTTEVPSGQLQNNRVTFNLTSVSGPGGFSVYTVSGGTPTVLFDSGNGLPDSLNVNRNAHAHPNWGFDAAGSYAVTFTVTARLASTGATITSGPQTFTFEVLP; encoded by the coding sequence ATCGGCACCCGATTCCGGCTCCGTCACCTGGCCGGTGCCACGATGGTGGCCGCGCTGCTGGTGGCCGGCACGGTCGGCCCCGCCCAGGCGGCTCCGGTGGTGCTCACCAGCGGACACGTTGACGTGCTCGACGTCGACTACGCCGGTGGCGTGCTCACCGTCAGCGTGTTGGACGCCGCCGGGACCGAACTGCCGCCGGCCGACGTCACCTTCCAGGTGCCGGCGGCCGCGAAGGTGACCGTCCCGGCGGGTGCCGCCTGGTCCTTCCTGGGTACGGGCGGGCAGGCCTGGGTGTTGCCGCAGAGCAACACCGCCGGTCTGCTCTGGGCCGGCTGGAACACCACCGAGGTGCCCAGCGGGCAACTGCAGAACAACCGGGTGACGTTCAACCTGACGAGCGTCAGCGGTCCCGGCGGATTCAGCGTCTACACCGTTTCCGGCGGGACTCCGACGGTGCTCTTCGACAGCGGGAACGGGCTGCCGGACAGCCTCAACGTCAACCGGAACGCCCACGCCCATCCGAACTGGGGCTTCGACGCGGCCGGCAGCTACGCGGTCACCTTCACGGTGACCGCCAGGCTGGCCAGTACCGGGGCCACCATCACCTCGGGTCCGCAGACCTTCACCTTCGAGGTCCTGCCCTGA